Proteins co-encoded in one Streptomyces sp. NBC_01283 genomic window:
- a CDS encoding TetR/AcrR family transcriptional regulator, translating to MPTTKTLREGSTQKRAAILSAARELFLADGFDRSSVDAIAARAEVSKRTVYDYFGDKQTLLRAVVDTVGQSLITTIRRTLDETLTDLTEAADLEDSLVTFSMRIATDMLGSAEYATLQRLVRAESGHLPHRGYNSMADTPDEALAERFAALAAAGLLDVPDPRLAADQFIALTFGVALDRLGSANAVEDTRVRPLVVEGVRTFLRAYRTR from the coding sequence ATGCCGACCACGAAGACACTGCGCGAGGGATCCACTCAAAAGCGGGCCGCCATCCTCTCGGCGGCCCGGGAACTGTTCCTCGCCGACGGCTTCGACCGGTCCAGCGTCGACGCGATCGCCGCCCGGGCGGAGGTGTCCAAGCGCACGGTCTACGACTACTTCGGCGACAAGCAGACGCTGCTGCGCGCAGTCGTCGACACGGTCGGCCAGTCATTGATCACCACGATCCGGCGGACCCTCGATGAAACCCTCACCGATCTCACCGAGGCCGCCGACCTCGAGGACTCCCTGGTCACGTTCTCGATGCGCATCGCGACCGACATGCTCGGCTCGGCGGAGTACGCGACGCTGCAACGCCTGGTCCGGGCGGAATCCGGCCATCTGCCGCACCGGGGCTACAACTCCATGGCCGACACCCCCGACGAGGCGCTCGCCGAGCGGTTCGCCGCTCTCGCCGCGGCCGGGCTGCTGGACGTCCCCGACCCCCGGCTCGCGGCCGACCAGTTCATCGCGCTGACGTTCGGCGTCGCGCTGGACAGGCTCGGTTCCGCCAATGCCGTGGAGGACACCCGCGTCCGGCCCCTCGTCGTCGAGGGAGTACGGACCTTCCTCCGCGCGTACCGGACCAGGTAG
- a CDS encoding glycoside hydrolase family 3 C-terminal domain-containing protein — protein MTRDALLKLVGTLDLERKVRLLTGATVWRTRAEPAVGLREMVFSDGPAGVRGEEWDERLPSLLLPSVSALGSLWDEQLASELGEVLALEALRKGVHAVLAPTLNLHRTPLGGRHFECLAEDPELAARIGAALIRGIQAHGVAATAKHYVANDSETERLTLDVRVDERTLREVYLAPFEAAVRAGVWLVMSAYNGVNGTTMTANELLAEPLKGEWGFDGAVVSDWGAVRLTAQSAAAAQDLVMPGPDGPWGAALVAAVRSGGVPERAIDDKVVRLLTLADRVGALGVGRGLPPRAWPSGTARRLLRRAVAAGTVLLRNEDVLPLDVSALRRVAVIGRHASTPRLQGEGSAGVFPADVVTPLDGIRNRLRGQAEVLHAPGPDLGGQPRPLDPAQCANPLTGEPGVLLRVLTADGRELSSEHRHSGRQLEPPLAPGAHTVEISALVRTAGEGKWTFGVGGYGRMSLAVDGQPLVEGEFARDTEDPAVIHLDPPRQHASVWLPAGHPAHVVARRELAPDTGRAVVVTAAAPEPDPEQALSEAVEAARKADVAVVVVGTTEGSESEGHDRTSLTLPGRQDELVAAVAAANPRTVVVVNSGGPVELPWRERAGAVLLSWFPGQEAGAGLADVLFGQAEPGGRLPTSWGAALADAPVTETRPRDGALVYAEGLHIGYRAWLRAGREPAYWFGHGLGYTTWSYECLRVASRHDARDGHDARDGGEALAVEVRLRNTGARPGREVVQVYLARPDSAVERPVRWLGGFTAVRAEPGETVMASVEVPARMLRHWDTEERRWRTEAGDWQVLAGRSAGDLPLRATVTVRRSSNRP, from the coding sequence ATGACGCGCGACGCACTGCTGAAGCTGGTCGGCACGCTGGACCTGGAGCGGAAGGTGAGGCTGCTGACCGGCGCCACGGTGTGGCGTACCCGCGCCGAACCGGCCGTGGGGCTGCGGGAGATGGTCTTCTCCGACGGCCCGGCCGGGGTGCGGGGGGAGGAGTGGGACGAGCGCCTTCCCTCGCTGCTCCTTCCCTCCGTCTCCGCGCTCGGCTCCTTGTGGGACGAGCAACTCGCGTCTGAACTGGGTGAGGTGCTGGCCCTCGAAGCTCTGCGCAAGGGGGTGCACGCGGTCCTTGCCCCCACCTTGAACCTCCATCGCACTCCGCTGGGAGGACGCCACTTCGAGTGCCTTGCCGAGGACCCGGAACTGGCCGCGCGCATCGGGGCCGCCCTGATCCGGGGCATCCAGGCGCACGGGGTGGCCGCGACCGCGAAGCATTACGTGGCGAACGACTCGGAGACCGAGCGGCTCACCCTGGACGTCCGGGTGGACGAGCGGACGCTGCGCGAGGTGTATCTGGCGCCCTTCGAAGCTGCCGTCCGAGCGGGTGTGTGGCTCGTCATGAGCGCGTACAACGGCGTCAACGGCACGACCATGACCGCCAACGAGTTGTTGGCCGAACCGCTGAAGGGAGAGTGGGGATTCGACGGGGCCGTCGTCTCCGACTGGGGTGCCGTGCGCCTGACGGCCCAGAGCGCGGCCGCGGCCCAGGACCTGGTGATGCCCGGCCCGGACGGCCCGTGGGGTGCGGCTCTGGTGGCGGCGGTCCGGAGCGGCGGTGTTCCCGAGCGGGCCATCGACGACAAGGTGGTGCGCCTGCTCACACTGGCCGACCGTGTTGGCGCACTCGGCGTCGGCCGCGGGCTCCCGCCGCGCGCATGGCCGAGTGGCACCGCGCGCCGTCTGCTGCGACGGGCCGTGGCGGCCGGCACCGTACTGCTGCGCAACGAGGATGTCCTGCCCCTGGACGTCTCCGCACTGCGCAGGGTGGCGGTCATCGGTCGGCACGCCTCGACCCCGCGGCTCCAGGGAGAAGGCAGTGCCGGAGTCTTCCCGGCGGACGTCGTCACACCGCTGGACGGGATCCGGAACCGGCTGCGCGGGCAGGCCGAGGTCCTGCACGCACCGGGCCCGGACCTGGGCGGGCAGCCGAGGCCGTTGGATCCCGCACAGTGCGCGAACCCCCTCACTGGGGAGCCCGGCGTGCTGCTGCGGGTGCTGACGGCGGACGGACGCGAACTCTCCTCGGAACACCGCCATTCCGGCAGGCAGTTGGAGCCTCCTCTCGCACCGGGAGCCCACACCGTCGAGATCAGCGCGCTGGTACGGACGGCCGGCGAAGGGAAGTGGACGTTCGGAGTGGGCGGCTACGGCCGGATGAGTCTCGCGGTGGACGGACAGCCCCTGGTGGAAGGGGAGTTCGCCCGCGACACCGAGGATCCCGCGGTCATCCATCTCGACCCGCCGCGCCAGCACGCCTCGGTATGGCTTCCCGCGGGTCACCCCGCGCACGTCGTGGCCCGCAGGGAACTCGCCCCCGACACCGGCCGCGCCGTCGTCGTGACGGCCGCGGCGCCCGAACCGGACCCCGAGCAGGCGCTGTCCGAAGCAGTCGAGGCCGCGCGGAAGGCGGACGTGGCGGTGGTCGTCGTCGGCACCACCGAGGGCAGCGAATCCGAGGGGCACGATCGGACGTCGCTCACCCTTCCCGGCCGTCAGGACGAACTGGTCGCGGCGGTCGCCGCCGCGAATCCGCGCACCGTGGTCGTCGTCAACTCGGGCGGACCCGTGGAGCTGCCCTGGCGGGAACGGGCCGGGGCGGTGCTGCTGTCGTGGTTCCCCGGACAGGAAGCGGGGGCCGGGCTCGCCGACGTCCTCTTCGGGCAGGCCGAGCCGGGTGGCCGCCTGCCCACCAGCTGGGGAGCCGCGCTCGCGGACGCACCGGTCACCGAGACCCGGCCCAGGGACGGCGCGCTCGTCTACGCGGAAGGGCTGCACATCGGCTACCGGGCCTGGCTGCGTGCGGGCCGCGAACCCGCCTACTGGTTCGGTCACGGCCTGGGTTACACGACATGGAGCTACGAATGCCTTCGGGTCGCGAGCAGGCACGACGCACGCGACGGGCACGACGCACGCGACGGGGGAGAGGCCCTGGCCGTGGAGGTGCGGTTGCGCAACACGGGCGCGCGCCCGGGACGTGAGGTGGTGCAGGTCTATCTCGCGCGGCCCGACTCCGCGGTGGAGCGCCCGGTCCGCTGGCTCGGGGGCTTCACGGCGGTCCGGGCGGAGCCGGGGGAGACGGTGATGGCATCGGTGGAGGTACCGGCCAGGATGCTGCGTCACTGGGACACGGAAGAGCGCCGGTGGCGGACGGAAGCGGGTGACTGGCAGGTCCTTGCGGGGCGCAGCGCCGGAGATCTCCCCTTGCGGGCGACTGTGACGGTACGCAGGTCAAGCAACCGCCCATAG
- a CDS encoding DUF1996 domain-containing protein, with protein sequence MARRSRTISGTLIAGALIVSSLGIGGIAVSADHASESRTPKTAALHAGHTMAASTRAAAEDADDDGYIPAKQPVTGVEPSADQPPHRYFHEFQAHCSVTHTAPDDPIVYPGQPGKSHDHTFMGNTTTNAHSTTASLDAGSTKCLAPGDRSAYWMPTLYNGDNEVRPVGDQTIYYKAGVTDYTSVRPFPKGLRFVVGSPMQTAQEFRDHPGFVEGWECGNSYFNVEFPKNCPTTADTQLNIRFQAPSCWDGKTLDSPNHQSHMSYPVVRSGTNDNVCPTSHPVALPMIEFKMAFPVNGDMSKVRLASGTGHSFHYDFFNAWDDATLKALVDHCVVGGLQCDPRGYDQTHPEAGAALDENYELP encoded by the coding sequence ATGGCACGGAGATCGCGCACCATCTCGGGAACGCTCATCGCAGGCGCACTGATCGTCAGCTCGCTGGGCATCGGCGGCATCGCGGTGAGCGCCGACCACGCGTCCGAGTCCCGGACGCCGAAGACCGCGGCATTGCACGCGGGACACACCATGGCCGCATCCACCCGCGCGGCGGCCGAGGACGCCGACGACGACGGATACATCCCCGCGAAGCAGCCCGTCACCGGTGTCGAACCGTCGGCGGATCAGCCGCCGCACCGCTACTTCCACGAGTTCCAGGCGCACTGTTCGGTGACACACACCGCCCCCGACGACCCCATCGTCTATCCCGGGCAGCCCGGCAAGTCGCATGACCACACGTTCATGGGGAACACCACGACGAACGCCCACAGCACCACGGCGTCCCTGGACGCGGGATCCACCAAGTGCCTTGCCCCCGGCGACAGGTCGGCGTACTGGATGCCCACGCTGTACAACGGCGACAACGAGGTACGGCCCGTCGGGGACCAGACGATCTACTACAAGGCCGGGGTCACCGACTACACGAGTGTGCGGCCCTTCCCGAAGGGGCTCAGGTTCGTCGTCGGCAGCCCGATGCAGACCGCGCAGGAGTTCCGCGACCACCCGGGCTTCGTCGAGGGGTGGGAGTGCGGGAACAGCTACTTCAACGTCGAGTTCCCCAAGAACTGTCCCACGACGGCCGACACCCAGCTCAACATCCGTTTCCAGGCGCCCAGTTGCTGGGACGGCAAGACGCTTGACTCGCCGAATCACCAGAGCCACATGTCCTACCCGGTGGTCAGGAGCGGCACCAACGACAACGTGTGCCCGACGAGTCACCCCGTCGCCCTGCCGATGATCGAGTTCAAGATGGCGTTCCCCGTCAACGGGGACATGTCGAAGGTCCGCCTGGCGAGCGGGACGGGCCACTCCTTCCACTACGACTTCTTCAACGCGTGGGACGACGCGACGCTGAAGGCGCTGGTGGATCACTGTGTCGTCGGCGGTCTGCAGTGCGATCCGCGCGGCTATGACCAGACCCATCCCGAAGCGGGCGCGGCGCTCGACGAGAACTACGAGCTGCCCTGA
- a CDS encoding LacI family DNA-binding transcriptional regulator, with the protein MDRQMPTLEDVAREAGVSRATVSRVVNGVRNVAPAIQDVVREAIERTGYAPNRAARSLVTQRAGTIALVVSGAGDHTDTAQNAFAARVFADPFFGRAVSGVVGFLRPRAMHPVLMFAETEESRQQVLTYLRQGNADGALVVSTHAEDPLPAMLAEAGSPAVFFARPSLRARVTYVDFAHRDGARLAAEHLLARGCRRVATISGPLDIPAGRERLAGFQEGMERGGQPYIPVAEGGFTLESGAGAMRRLLAEHPDVDGVFAANDLMAQGVCQVLREHGKQAPRDVAVVGFDDSSVAVTCVPPLTTVRQPIEEMGAEMARLLQEEMEGVRTDPTSVIFEPELVVRESA; encoded by the coding sequence ATGGACAGACAGATGCCGACGCTGGAGGACGTGGCGCGCGAGGCGGGGGTGTCCCGCGCCACCGTCTCCCGGGTGGTCAACGGCGTACGCAATGTCGCCCCCGCCATCCAGGACGTGGTGCGAGAGGCCATCGAACGGACGGGTTATGCGCCCAACCGGGCGGCCCGTTCCCTGGTGACCCAGCGGGCGGGCACCATCGCCCTGGTCGTCTCGGGAGCCGGGGACCACACCGACACGGCACAGAACGCCTTCGCCGCACGGGTGTTCGCCGACCCCTTCTTCGGCCGTGCCGTCAGCGGGGTGGTGGGATTCCTGCGCCCGCGCGCCATGCATCCGGTGCTGATGTTCGCGGAGACGGAGGAATCCCGGCAGCAGGTCCTGACCTACCTGCGCCAGGGCAACGCGGACGGCGCCCTGGTCGTCTCGACCCATGCCGAGGATCCGCTGCCGGCGATGCTCGCCGAAGCCGGGTCGCCCGCGGTGTTCTTCGCGCGACCCTCACTGCGGGCCCGCGTCACGTACGTCGACTTCGCGCACCGGGACGGGGCGCGGCTGGCCGCCGAGCATCTGCTGGCCCGAGGCTGCCGACGGGTGGCGACCATCTCCGGCCCGTTGGACATCCCGGCGGGCCGTGAACGGCTTGCCGGGTTCCAGGAGGGCATGGAGCGGGGCGGGCAGCCCTACATCCCGGTGGCCGAGGGCGGATTCACCCTCGAGAGCGGGGCGGGAGCGATGCGGCGGCTGCTGGCCGAGCACCCGGACGTCGACGGGGTGTTCGCGGCCAATGACCTGATGGCACAAGGCGTGTGCCAGGTCCTGAGGGAACACGGCAAGCAGGCACCCCGGGACGTGGCCGTGGTCGGATTCGACGACTCGAGCGTGGCGGTCACCTGCGTACCCCCCTTGACGACGGTGCGGCAGCCGATCGAAGAGATGGGGGCGGAGATGGCACGGCTGCTCCAGGAAGAGATGGAGGGGGTGCGGACCGACCCCACCTCGGTGATCTTCGAGCCGGAACTCGTGGTGCGCGAGTCGGCCTAG
- a CDS encoding MFS transporter: MTATLAPPIRIGKAAVWALGLLALATGALESVVTPTLPLLQRELDMSPAEGALLSIVLLITGALITPVAGKLGDRYGGKRILIRLMAVVCAGGLVSALAPNLPVLLLGQILQGAMVGALPLSFIVVRKHLPAGESKVAIGTVSGLFVGGGMAGTLSAGPVAEGLSRHWMFALPTIAVIGTTLLVNRLMPQDPPGRSDDAGIDWPGLGLMSGTLVTLMLVLALAPDIASQPLVLGALIAVLAAFVTGWVAVERRVPSPMVDLRMLARPAVWKSCVLTFVICVGTSVPVYLVPQLFAVSEDAYGFGASATEIGFFLLPGAVAASLAGPIGGIGARRLGSRAVVTAGIVIMVAALIALAAIHTEVWHLVIGKMMIALANGLCVTAMVTSTATSVDQGDTGIATSLVLVTRVIGFAVGVQVSGALLTAATPSGSDVPAESAFVTGFLIAGAVTALSLFVARTMSKGVKE; encoded by the coding sequence ATGACCGCAACTCTGGCTCCGCCGATCCGCATCGGAAAGGCCGCTGTCTGGGCCCTCGGCCTGCTTGCACTCGCCACCGGCGCCCTGGAGTCGGTGGTGACGCCGACGCTCCCGCTCCTGCAACGCGAGCTGGACATGAGTCCGGCCGAAGGGGCGTTGCTCAGCATCGTGCTCCTCATCACCGGCGCGCTCATCACGCCGGTCGCAGGCAAGTTAGGCGACCGCTACGGCGGAAAACGGATCCTGATCCGGCTGATGGCGGTGGTCTGTGCCGGTGGCCTGGTGTCCGCCCTCGCGCCGAACCTGCCCGTGCTGCTGCTCGGCCAGATACTGCAGGGGGCGATGGTGGGAGCGCTGCCCCTGTCGTTCATCGTGGTGCGCAAACACCTCCCCGCGGGTGAGTCGAAGGTGGCCATCGGGACGGTCAGCGGGTTGTTCGTCGGGGGCGGGATGGCGGGAACGCTGTCGGCGGGGCCCGTGGCGGAAGGGCTGTCCCGGCACTGGATGTTCGCGCTGCCGACGATCGCGGTCATCGGGACCACCCTGCTCGTGAACAGGCTGATGCCGCAGGATCCGCCGGGCCGTTCGGACGACGCCGGAATCGACTGGCCCGGCCTGGGCCTGATGAGCGGGACGCTGGTCACGCTCATGCTCGTGCTCGCCCTCGCACCGGACATCGCCTCACAGCCACTCGTGCTCGGCGCCCTCATCGCGGTTCTGGCCGCCTTCGTGACCGGATGGGTGGCCGTCGAGCGCCGCGTGCCCTCTCCGATGGTCGATCTGCGCATGCTGGCACGGCCTGCGGTATGGAAGTCGTGCGTGCTGACATTCGTGATCTGCGTCGGCACCTCGGTGCCGGTCTATCTCGTCCCGCAGCTTTTCGCGGTGTCCGAGGACGCGTACGGATTCGGCGCCAGCGCCACCGAGATCGGCTTCTTCCTGCTGCCCGGCGCCGTGGCAGCGTCACTCGCCGGGCCGATCGGTGGGATCGGGGCGCGGCGTCTGGGCTCGCGTGCCGTGGTCACCGCCGGGATCGTCATCATGGTCGCCGCCCTGATCGCCCTGGCGGCGATACACACCGAGGTCTGGCACCTCGTCATCGGCAAGATGATGATCGCGCTCGCCAACGGCCTGTGCGTCACGGCGATGGTGACCAGCACCGCCACCTCCGTCGACCAAGGTGACACCGGCATCGCCACCAGCCTGGTCCTCGTGACCCGGGTGATCGGCTTCGCCGTGGGTGTGCAGGTCAGCGGTGCGCTCCTCACCGCCGCGACCCCTTCCGGGTCCGACGTCCCGGCCGAATCGGCCTTCGTCACCGGCTTCCTCATAGCAGGCGCCGTCACGGCGCTGTCCCTGTTCGTCGCCCGCACCATGAGCAAAGGAGTCAAGGAATGA
- a CDS encoding antitoxin, producing the protein MSVMDKLKQMLKGHEDQAGKGVDKAGDFVDDKTQGKYSGQVDTAQDKLKDQLGRDQDQPPQS; encoded by the coding sequence ATGTCAGTCATGGACAAGCTGAAGCAGATGCTCAAGGGTCACGAGGACCAGGCCGGGAAGGGAGTCGACAAGGCGGGAGACTTCGTCGACGACAAGACCCAGGGCAAGTACTCCGGGCAGGTCGACACCGCCCAGGACAAGCTCAAGGACCAGCTCGGCAGGGACCAGGACCAGCCCCCGCAGTCGTAG
- a CDS encoding FAD-dependent monooxygenase, which produces MTRTDQPRDSRTTPRRKVLISGASIAGPALAFWLNRHGFAVTVVEKAGALRGGGYPIDVRGTALEVVRRMGILPRLRDAHIDLRRLTFLDEDGGEVTSVKPHSVTGGVAGQDLEVRRGDLTGALYAAVRDDVEFLFDDSIATLDQTGHGVDVTFRGGGRRTFDMVIGADGLHSRTREFVFGPEEQFHRYLGYCFAGFTMRNTFGLSHELMMWNTPGRAAALYAVGDNDDVHAFLNFARPEPPFDAFRNPEAQRDLVATVFADAGWEVPGMLAALRDADDLFFDAVSQIRMPRWSSGRVALVGDAAYAPSFLTGQGSSLALVGAYMLAGSLADRDHAAGFAAYEHDTRAFVTVNQDQVGEGDAALFPTTARALEQRNDMLRHLSAMPSSEGRPAHSALTLPAFIPVT; this is translated from the coding sequence ATGACCCGCACTGATCAGCCGAGGGACAGCCGCACCACGCCGAGGCGCAAGGTCCTGATATCCGGGGCCAGCATCGCGGGGCCCGCCCTCGCGTTCTGGCTGAACCGCCACGGATTCGCGGTCACGGTGGTCGAGAAAGCAGGCGCGCTTCGAGGCGGTGGATACCCCATCGACGTGCGCGGCACCGCACTTGAGGTCGTCCGGAGGATGGGAATCCTGCCTCGGCTGCGGGACGCGCACATCGATCTGCGCCGCCTCACCTTCCTCGACGAGGACGGCGGCGAGGTGACCTCGGTCAAGCCGCACAGCGTCACCGGCGGTGTCGCGGGACAGGACCTGGAGGTGCGGCGCGGGGACCTGACCGGCGCTCTCTACGCGGCGGTCCGCGACGACGTGGAGTTCCTGTTCGACGACTCCATCGCCACCCTCGACCAGACCGGCCACGGGGTCGACGTCACCTTTCGCGGGGGCGGCAGGCGTACGTTCGACATGGTGATCGGGGCGGACGGCCTGCATTCACGTACCCGCGAGTTCGTCTTCGGCCCCGAGGAACAGTTCCACCGCTACCTCGGCTACTGCTTCGCCGGGTTCACCATGCGCAACACCTTCGGGCTCTCCCACGAGCTCATGATGTGGAACACCCCGGGCAGGGCCGCGGCACTCTACGCCGTGGGGGACAACGACGACGTGCACGCCTTCCTCAACTTCGCCCGCCCGGAGCCGCCGTTCGACGCGTTCCGCAACCCGGAGGCCCAACGGGACCTGGTCGCCACGGTCTTCGCCGACGCGGGATGGGAGGTCCCTGGCATGCTCGCCGCCCTGCGCGACGCGGACGACCTGTTCTTCGACGCCGTCAGCCAGATCCGCATGCCGCGCTGGTCCAGCGGCAGGGTCGCGCTGGTGGGCGACGCCGCGTACGCGCCGTCGTTCCTCACCGGGCAGGGGTCAAGCCTCGCCCTCGTCGGCGCGTACATGCTCGCCGGTTCCCTGGCCGACCGGGACCACGCCGCCGGCTTCGCCGCCTACGAACACGACACCCGTGCGTTCGTGACCGTGAACCAGGACCAGGTCGGCGAGGGCGACGCCGCGCTCTTCCCGACCACCGCCCGGGCCCTGGAGCAGCGCAACGACATGCTGCGCCATCTCAGCGCCATGCCCTCCTCGGAGGGACGACCGGCCCACTCGGCCCTCACCCTGCCCGCGTTCATACCCGTGACGTGA
- the thpR gene encoding RNA 2',3'-cyclic phosphodiesterase yields the protein MNEQNQPTTVRAFIALAPPDDAKHELELALDPAYQAHPRMRWNRIEDWHITLAFLGEVPVSVLPLLRTPLARLAAARKPLKLALSGGGHFDERVLWSGIDGELEELHLLATEVRAVVQDCGAAHVGRPFRPHLTLARARRDTPSCAVEAAAGLAGFTGRPWQAERLHLVASNIGRGPGSIHYRDVGAWNFDGSA from the coding sequence GTGAACGAACAGAACCAGCCCACGACCGTTCGTGCATTCATCGCGCTCGCCCCGCCCGACGACGCGAAGCATGAACTGGAACTGGCCCTCGACCCCGCCTACCAGGCACATCCGCGCATGCGGTGGAACCGCATCGAGGACTGGCACATCACCCTGGCGTTCCTCGGCGAGGTCCCCGTCTCGGTGCTTCCGCTCCTGCGTACGCCGCTCGCCCGCCTCGCCGCCGCCCGCAAGCCCCTGAAGCTGGCGCTGAGCGGTGGCGGGCACTTCGACGAGCGTGTGCTGTGGAGCGGGATCGACGGCGAACTCGAAGAGCTGCATCTGCTCGCCACCGAGGTGCGTGCCGTCGTCCAGGACTGCGGTGCCGCTCACGTGGGCCGTCCGTTCCGCCCCCACCTGACGCTGGCCCGCGCCCGCCGGGACACCCCGTCGTGTGCGGTGGAGGCCGCTGCCGGGCTCGCCGGGTTCACCGGACGCCCGTGGCAGGCCGAGCGGCTGCACCTGGTCGCCAGCAACATCGGCCGTGGACCGGGGTCCATCCACTACCGCGATGTGGGCGCCTGGAACTTCGACGGTTCGGCCTGA
- a CDS encoding discoidin domain-containing protein: MRRPGTALSLGRLGRFVAPVTAGLLVTGALALPAQQAHAAGSVVKVTGSQGNWQLTVDGSPYQVKGLTWGPSVADADKYLPDLRSMGVNTIRTWGTDASSKPLFDSAAAHGIKVVAGFWLQPGGGPGSGGCVNYLTDTAYRNQMLEEFPKWANAYKDNPGVLMWNVGNESVLGLQNCYTGDELEKQRNAYTTFVNDVAKKIHAVDPNHPVTSTDAWTGAWPYYKKNAPDLDLYAVNSYNAACDIKSDWEKGGYTKPYIVTETGPAGEWEVPDDANGAPQEPTDQTKAAGYTKAWDCVTGHRGVALGATMFHYGTEYDFGGVWFNLLPAGQKRLSYYAVKKAYKGSTAGDNTPPVISGLTVDGDAGKIPAGSPLTLTTKVSDPDGDTLSYEVLANSMYIDKSKELTPLAATNLGSGRLKVTAPDKPGVWKIYVKVSDGKGNVGIETRSVRVVVPPVHGTNIAQGKPATASSFQPGSSDCPCTAANAVDGKQGTRWASDWSDPQWLQVDLGSTTSFKHVQLNWETSYAKTYTIQTSDDGRNWRTVREVRGGNGGVDDFDVSGSGRYVRVNGTERGTGYGYSLYEFGVYK; encoded by the coding sequence ATGCGCAGACCTGGTACCGCTCTCTCCCTCGGCCGCCTTGGCCGCTTCGTGGCCCCGGTGACCGCGGGCCTGCTCGTGACCGGAGCGCTTGCGCTCCCGGCGCAGCAGGCGCACGCGGCCGGCAGCGTCGTGAAGGTGACCGGTTCACAAGGAAACTGGCAGCTCACCGTCGACGGCTCGCCCTACCAGGTCAAGGGCTTGACCTGGGGCCCCTCCGTCGCGGACGCCGACAAGTACCTGCCCGATCTGCGGTCCATGGGCGTCAACACCATTCGGACCTGGGGCACTGACGCCTCCAGCAAACCGCTGTTCGACTCCGCGGCGGCCCACGGCATCAAGGTCGTCGCGGGCTTCTGGCTCCAGCCCGGCGGCGGTCCGGGGAGCGGCGGCTGTGTCAACTACCTGACGGACACCGCGTACAGGAACCAGATGCTTGAGGAGTTCCCCAAGTGGGCGAACGCCTACAAGGACAATCCCGGTGTCCTGATGTGGAACGTGGGCAACGAGTCGGTGCTCGGCCTGCAGAACTGCTACACCGGTGACGAACTGGAGAAGCAGCGCAACGCGTACACCACGTTCGTCAACGACGTCGCCAAGAAGATCCACGCGGTGGACCCCAACCACCCCGTCACGTCCACCGACGCCTGGACCGGGGCCTGGCCCTATTACAAGAAGAACGCCCCGGACCTCGATCTCTACGCCGTCAACTCCTACAACGCCGCGTGCGACATCAAGTCCGACTGGGAGAAGGGCGGTTACACCAAGCCCTACATAGTCACCGAGACCGGACCCGCCGGTGAGTGGGAGGTGCCCGACGACGCCAACGGGGCGCCACAGGAGCCCACCGACCAGACGAAGGCCGCCGGTTACACCAAGGCCTGGGACTGCGTCACCGGTCATCGGGGCGTTGCGCTCGGCGCCACGATGTTCCACTACGGCACCGAGTACGACTTCGGAGGCGTCTGGTTCAACCTGCTTCCCGCGGGCCAGAAGCGACTCTCGTACTACGCGGTGAAGAAGGCCTACAAAGGCAGCACCGCGGGGGACAACACCCCGCCGGTCATCTCCGGACTGACCGTCGACGGTGACGCGGGCAAGATTCCCGCGGGCAGCCCGCTGACGCTCACGACCAAGGTCAGCGACCCCGACGGCGACACGCTCTCCTACGAGGTGCTCGCCAACAGCATGTACATCGACAAGAGCAAGGAGCTCACCCCGCTGGCCGCCACGAACCTGGGGTCGGGCCGTCTGAAGGTAACGGCCCCGGACAAGCCCGGCGTCTGGAAGATCTATGTGAAGGTCTCCGACGGCAAGGGCAACGTCGGTATCGAGACCCGGTCCGTACGCGTGGTCGTGCCACCCGTCCACGGTACGAACATCGCCCAGGGCAAGCCCGCGACCGCCTCCTCCTTCCAGCCCGGCAGCAGCGACTGCCCCTGCACCGCCGCCAACGCGGTCGACGGCAAGCAGGGCACGCGGTGGGCCAGCGACTGGAGCGACCCGCAGTGGCTCCAGGTAGACCTGGGCTCCACCACCTCCTTCAAGCACGTCCAGCTCAACTGGGAGACCTCGTACGCGAAGACGTACACGATCCAGACCTCGGACGACGGACGGAACTGGAGGACCGTGCGTGAGGTGCGCGGCGGCAACGGCGGCGTCGACGACTTCGATGTGAGCGGTTCAGGCCGCTACGTGCGCGTCAACGGCACGGAGCGAGGGACCGGATACGGCTACTCGCTCTACGAATTCGGCGTCTACAAGTGA